From Pseudomonadota bacterium, a single genomic window includes:
- a CDS encoding AAA family ATPase, with the protein ATITAEDSREALLPASSSAKSEILGRPLGGGFNLPELLKEVAQSYLSRALDEAQGNKTKAADLVGLSSYQTFTNWLAKYEVQT; encoded by the coding sequence CGCCACGATCACCGCGGAAGACAGCCGCGAAGCGTTGCTGCCCGCGTCGTCATCCGCCAAGTCCGAAATCCTCGGGCGACCCTTGGGCGGCGGGTTCAACCTCCCGGAATTGCTCAAGGAAGTTGCCCAGAGCTACTTGAGCCGCGCGCTCGACGAAGCGCAGGGAAACAAGACGAAGGCCGCCGACCTGGTGGGCCTGTCCAGCTACCAGACCTTCACGAACTGGCTAGCAAAGTACGAGGTCCAAACCTGA